One genomic region from Spirosoma sp. KCTC 42546 encodes:
- a CDS encoding bifunctional UDP-3-O-[3-hydroxymyristoyl] N-acetylglucosamine deacetylase/3-hydroxyacyl-ACP dehydratase: MNTKQQTIQKAISVSGVGLHTGVQATMTFLPAPTNHGYKFQRVDLPGQPIVDADVDNVVDLSRGTTIEQSGARIHTVEHTLAALVGLQLDNVLIQLDGPEPPIMDGSSIQFIDALRDAGIEEQNATRNYFEVSEYVHYRLPEKDIELAALPLNDYRITVMVDYNSRVISSQHAYLNDISQFPEQIANCRTFVFLHELEALYKQNLIKGGDLTNAIVIVDRDVQDGELDYLADLLHKPKVSVNKQEGILNNIKLHYPNEMARHKLLDVVGDLALIGRPIKAQILAARPGHAANVAFAKKIKKLIQKNAANQVPQYDPMQPPVLDINRISQLLPHRYPFQMIDKIIALDENSVVGIKNVTMNEPFFPGHFPGNPVMPGVMQLEAMAQTGGILVLSTVPDPENYWPFLVGIENCRFRRNVLPGDTVIFRCEFTSPMKRGIVKMQGRGYVANQLVCEADMIASLVKKK, encoded by the coding sequence ATGAATACCAAACAACAGACCATTCAGAAAGCCATTTCGGTATCGGGGGTAGGTCTCCATACGGGCGTTCAGGCAACGATGACGTTTTTGCCAGCGCCAACGAATCACGGATATAAATTCCAGCGAGTCGACCTGCCGGGGCAACCCATTGTGGATGCCGATGTAGACAACGTTGTGGATCTCTCCCGGGGAACAACCATTGAGCAAAGTGGTGCCCGGATTCATACGGTTGAACACACACTGGCCGCACTGGTTGGTTTGCAGTTAGACAACGTCCTGATTCAGTTAGATGGCCCTGAGCCTCCAATTATGGATGGTTCATCTATTCAGTTTATCGATGCCCTGCGCGATGCCGGTATTGAGGAACAGAATGCCACCCGGAATTACTTCGAGGTGAGCGAATACGTTCACTATCGCCTTCCTGAAAAAGATATCGAACTGGCTGCGTTGCCCTTGAACGATTACCGGATAACGGTGATGGTTGATTACAACTCGCGGGTTATTAGTAGTCAACACGCATATCTGAACGACATTAGTCAGTTTCCTGAACAGATCGCTAACTGTCGGACGTTCGTATTTCTGCATGAGCTGGAAGCGCTGTATAAGCAGAACCTCATTAAAGGGGGAGACCTTACCAATGCTATCGTTATTGTAGATCGCGATGTGCAGGATGGAGAGCTGGATTATCTGGCCGATTTGCTTCACAAGCCCAAGGTGAGTGTGAACAAACAGGAGGGTATTCTGAACAATATCAAGCTGCATTACCCAAATGAGATGGCCCGCCATAAACTGCTTGACGTAGTAGGTGATCTGGCGTTGATTGGTCGGCCTATCAAGGCGCAAATCCTGGCTGCCCGGCCTGGGCACGCGGCTAACGTAGCCTTTGCCAAAAAGATTAAGAAACTCATTCAAAAAAATGCGGCCAATCAGGTGCCGCAGTACGACCCGATGCAACCACCGGTACTGGATATAAATCGGATCTCGCAGTTACTGCCTCACCGCTATCCGTTTCAAATGATTGATAAAATCATTGCCCTGGACGAAAATAGCGTGGTGGGTATCAAGAATGTGACCATGAATGAGCCGTTTTTTCCGGGGCATTTCCCTGGCAATCCGGTTATGCCAGGTGTCATGCAGCTTGAAGCTATGGCACAAACGGGTGGAATTCTGGTACTTAGCACCGTGCCCGACCCTGAAAACTATTGGCCATTTTTGGTAGGCATTGAGAATTGCCGATTCCGGCGCAACGTTTTGCCTGGCGATACCGTAATATTTAGATGTGAGTTTACCTCCCCTATGAAGCGCGGTATCGTTAAAATGCAGGGCCGCGGCTACGTTGCGAACCAACTGGTATGCGAAGCTGATATGATTGCCAGTCTGGTTAAAAAGAAATAG
- the lpxA gene encoding acyl-ACP--UDP-N-acetylglucosamine O-acyltransferase gives MIQPLAYIHPEAKIAQNVVIEPFAIIHKDVEIAEGSWIGSHAVINEGARIGRNCKIYPGAVISSTPQDLKFNNEYTRTYIGDNTTIREYATISRGTEEHWKTEIGSNCLIMAYAHVAHDCRIGNHCIITNNVQMAGHVHMGNWAIIGGSSSVLQFTRIGAHVMISGGSLVRKDVPPFTKAAREPLSYTGINSIGLRRRGYDNDKINQIQEIYRYIYMRGLNNADALTQIELELPPSDERDEIVNFIRSSERGIMKGPTSHGERE, from the coding sequence ATGATTCAACCATTAGCCTATATTCACCCTGAAGCGAAAATTGCGCAGAATGTGGTGATCGAACCGTTTGCCATTATTCACAAAGACGTTGAGATTGCCGAAGGGTCATGGATTGGTTCGCATGCGGTTATTAATGAGGGTGCCCGCATTGGCCGAAACTGTAAGATTTATCCGGGTGCCGTTATTTCATCGACTCCGCAGGATTTAAAATTCAATAACGAATATACCCGGACGTATATCGGCGATAATACGACGATTCGTGAATATGCGACCATCAGCCGAGGTACGGAAGAACATTGGAAAACCGAAATCGGGTCGAACTGCCTGATTATGGCCTACGCCCACGTGGCCCACGATTGCCGAATCGGTAATCATTGCATCATTACCAACAATGTGCAAATGGCTGGTCACGTTCACATGGGTAACTGGGCTATTATTGGTGGATCAAGTTCGGTGCTTCAGTTCACGCGTATCGGTGCTCATGTCATGATTTCCGGTGGTTCATTAGTGCGTAAAGATGTGCCCCCCTTTACAAAAGCCGCCCGCGAACCTCTTTCCTATACGGGTATTAACTCGATTGGATTACGTCGGCGGGGATACGATAACGATAAGATCAATCAGATTCAGGAGATCTACCGCTATATCTACATGCGCGGTTTGAACAATGCCGATGCCCTAACACAAATTGAACTGGAATTACCACCGTCCGATGAACGGGACGAAATTGTCAATTTCATTCGCTCGTCGGAGCGTGGTATTATGAAAGGTCCGACTTCTCACGGAGAGCGGGAATAA
- a CDS encoding ABC transporter ATP-binding protein gives MNIVAEQLGKKYRKEWIFRRVNLTLTAGTSYTFVGPNGSGKSTLLQLLAGSLPITEGKLTYQQQGVTVDPDNWFRQISIAAPYLELVEELTLNELLTFHQTFKPFKAGLTASLIADQLLLTHARHKEIKYFSSGMKQRVKLGLAFFSDSPIVILDEPTSNLDRQGTDWYQEQIQQLISPSNQSPQLLLIGSNQPEEYDFCSNVIDITQWK, from the coding sequence ATGAACATAGTTGCTGAGCAGTTAGGCAAGAAATATCGGAAGGAGTGGATTTTTCGGCGCGTTAACCTGACGCTCACCGCCGGAACGAGTTATACGTTCGTAGGGCCGAATGGGAGCGGCAAGTCTACGCTCCTGCAACTACTGGCTGGGAGTTTACCTATTACAGAAGGCAAATTAACCTATCAACAACAGGGCGTTACTGTTGACCCCGATAACTGGTTCCGTCAGATCAGTATAGCCGCTCCGTACCTGGAACTGGTTGAGGAGTTAACGTTAAACGAATTGCTCACGTTTCACCAAACTTTTAAGCCATTTAAAGCGGGGTTAACGGCTAGCCTGATTGCCGATCAGCTTCTATTGACCCACGCCCGGCACAAAGAAATCAAGTACTTTTCGTCGGGAATGAAGCAGCGGGTTAAACTCGGTCTGGCGTTTTTTTCTGATTCTCCCATTGTCATCCTCGATGAACCTACATCCAATCTCGACCGACAAGGAACGGACTGGTATCAGGAGCAAATACAACAACTGATCAGTCCCTCTAATCAATCTCCCCAACTGCTGCTCATCGGCTCCAACCAACCCGAAGAATACGATTTCTGTTCCAACGTGATTGACATCACGCAATGGAAATGA